CCTACGTACCAGGTATTAAAATTGAAGGGAAAGAGAAGCTATCTTCCAACGAAAACCCCCTAGGTTCCAGCCCCAAAGCTATTGAGGCGATAAAAAAAATAGATAGCTATAGTATCTATCCAGATGGTAGTTCCTTAGAGCTAAGAAAAGCTATAGCCAATAAACATAATTTGACTCCAGAGAACATTATTGTAGGGAATGGATCAGATGAAATTTTAATGTGGCCTTCCCTATGTTTAATAAAAGATGGAGACAATGCTGTAACAGGTTTAAATACCTTCTCGGAGTATACTTTTAGCACACTAGTAACAAATGGTGAGATTCGAAAGGCCCCTCTAATAGATGGAACATTTAATAAATATGAGAGTTTAAAACTTGTTGATGATAAGACAAAGATAGTCTATATATGTAACCCTAATAATCCAACAGGGACTTTTTTACCTAAGGATGAGATTCTAGATTTTATCCACTCAATACCCAGTGATAAATTAGTAATTGTAGATGAGGCATATGGTGAGTATGGTGATGATAGTTTTTACTCCTGTATACCTGAGATAAACAATTATCCAAACCTTTTAATTCTTAAAACTTTCTCTAAAATATATGGGTTAGCCTCCCTTAGACTTGGTTATGCTATTGGAAACATAGAGTTAATATCAAACCTATGGAGAACAAAACAGCCTTTTAATGTTAATCAAGCAGCTCAAGTTGCCGGTTTAGCTGCATTAAGTGATACTGAATTTGTAGAGCGGTCCTTAAAGATGAACCAAGAGGGTAAGTTATACCTATATAAAGAGTTAGACAGATTAGGATTGGACTATTACAAAACCCAGGCTAACTTTATCTGTATTAATGTTAATAGGGATAGTAAAGAAGTTTACAACTCTATATTAGAGCAGGGTATGACAATAAGACCGTGTGGTTCCTTTGGACTACCTAATTTTATAAGAATAACTATTGGAACAAAAAAACAGATGGAGAATTTTATTAAATATCTGGAGCATGGGATAAGGTGATATTAGAGATTGTAAAAACCCTACTCCCATCAATATTAGTTCTAATCCTACTATATTCAGTAATACAGATAACTATAGGTGTGGATAGGGTTTTAGTTTACAAAGCTCTTATACTTGGAATATTAGCTGTTTTACCGGCGCTAATCTTTATGAAAATCTTAGGTTTAATAATTATTATAACTATACCTATTAACCTACCCTTTTTATTTTTCAAACTACTGTCAGCAATAAATGAAGAGGGTTTTAAATACATCGCAATTAAGCAGTTTAAAGATATTCCTAATAGACCAGTAATATCACTCTTTGTAGGGGGAGGCTTCTCCCTATGCGAAACTTTATACCTTACAATTGAAAATTATAATTATTCCCTTATAAGATCATTTACAGCCCTCCCCCTACATATAATAACAGCCCTTCTATTATCAAAGAGTCTAAGCAGAAAGAGATACTTTGTTTTATCCCTATTTATTCATCTATTTTACAACTTAACCCTCTTTAAAATATATAATTAAATAGAGTCTAAAATTGTTACACTCTTATTTGTTGCATCAAGCTCAACAAAACAACCTATAGGTAGAGTTATCATTGGGTGGGTATGACAGGAATCAAATTCAGCTAAAAATGGAATCTTCTGACCATCTAATACTTCTAGAAGTATCTCATAGGGTTTACGTCCAGTTCCCATATCATTAAAAAGCTCGTGTTTACCTAAAAGAATACCAGAGATCCTATCAAAAACACCATTTAATTTAAGTAGAGAAAAACTTCTCTCTACTGTAGCCGGCTCCTTTAAACCCCTTGGACTCCAAGAAGGCTTTTGCTCTATTAAATCGTTTTGGAGCACTAGCTGTAATTGCAGAAGAGGGAGAGAAGATCCCAATAGTGTCACCTTTTTTTAGTTTATACATATTTACCTCAAAAAAAACCCGACTTTATAGCCGGGTTTATACTTAATATTAACTTTTATTATACATTAAATCGGAAATGCATTACATCACCATCTTTAACTACATACTCTTTTCCCTCAATCCTAAGTTTACCCTTAGACTTTATGTTAGCCTCTGTATGAAGTTCAAATAGATCTTCACAATGGTATACTTCAGCCTTAATAAAACCCTTTTCAAAGTCAGTATGAATTACACCTGCTGCCTGGGGAGCCTTATCCCCATCTTTATATGTCCACGCTCTAACCTCAATATCACCTGCTGTAAAATATGTTCTAAGACCTAACATATTGTATCCCTCATGAATTAAGTGGGAAAGACCAGACTCCTCAAGTCCGGCATCTGAGAGAAACTCTTCCTTCTCTTCATCTGTTTCAAGTTCAGCAATCTCAGCCTCTAATTGACCACAAATTTTAATGGCTCTAGCACTCTCTTTTTCTGCAATCTCCCTAACTACCTTTACATAGTCATTATCCTCATGGAGGGCTGACTCATCAATATTACAAACATATAATACCTTTTTCATTGTAATTAGATGAAGAGACCTAACCAACTCCCTCTCTGAATCAGTAAATTCTAGAGTTCTAGCTGGCTTTCCATTCTCTAGAGCTTCTTTTAATCTCTCTAGAATAGGCATAAGTTTTTTTGCGTCAGCATCGTTTGCTCTAACAAGCTTAATAGTCTTCTGCATTCGCTTCTCAACTGTATCAAGGTCTGAAAATGCTAACTCTAGGTTAATTGTCTCAATATCAGATGCTGGATCAATCTTGTTGTCTACGTGAATAACATCCGCATCATCAAAACATCTAACAACATGGATAATAACCCCAACTTCCCTAATATTTGCAAGAAATTTGTTTCCTAATCCCTCACCCTTACTTGCACCCTTAACTAGACCAGCAATATCTACAAACTCAACAGATGCTGGGATAAGTTTTTGTGGAGGTATAAATTCAGAGATCTTTTTCAATCTTTTATCTGGAATATCAACAACCCCTACATTTGGATCTATTGTACAAAACGGGTAGTTAGCAGCCTCAGCTGGAGCTGATGTTAATGCCGAAAATATTGTAGACTTACCAACATTAGGTAGTCCAACTATTCCACAGTTTAATCCCATATATAATTCCTTCTATACGCTAATCGTATATCTTTTTATTTCTTTTAAGTGGCTTTACAGCCGTTGTATATATTCTTACTGGAGCAGGATAACCTTCTACAGTTTTAGTTAAATCATTAGGGTCTAAAAAATCCTCTAGGGAGTTTGTATCAATCCATGGAGTCTTTCTCTGTTCTTCCATTGTTAATGGTTCTTTATAAAAGGTTTTAATTTGGGTAAAACCAGTTCTATGTAACATATTCTCAATAGTCTTCCAGGTTGGTAAAAACCAATATCCAGGAGCTTTACAATATCTCCCCTCAGGCAGTAGTGCTACAGGCTCATCCCCAGCTATCCCGGAACACTCCATAACAATTGTCCCGCCTTTTTTTAATGAGTCATATACACTTTTTAATGAGCCTAAAGGGTCTCTTCTATGGTATAAAATACCCATAAAAAATGTATAGTCAAAAA
Above is a genomic segment from Thiospirochaeta perfilievii containing:
- the ychF gene encoding redox-regulated ATPase YchF; translation: MGLNCGIVGLPNVGKSTIFSALTSAPAEAANYPFCTIDPNVGVVDIPDKRLKKISEFIPPQKLIPASVEFVDIAGLVKGASKGEGLGNKFLANIREVGVIIHVVRCFDDADVIHVDNKIDPASDIETINLELAFSDLDTVEKRMQKTIKLVRANDADAKKLMPILERLKEALENGKPARTLEFTDSERELVRSLHLITMKKVLYVCNIDESALHEDNDYVKVVREIAEKESARAIKICGQLEAEIAELETDEEKEEFLSDAGLEESGLSHLIHEGYNMLGLRTYFTAGDIEVRAWTYKDGDKAPQAAGVIHTDFEKGFIKAEVYHCEDLFELHTEANIKSKGKLRIEGKEYVVKDGDVMHFRFNV
- the hisC gene encoding histidinol-phosphate transaminase, with product MIIKENIKGIPPYVPGIKIEGKEKLSSNENPLGSSPKAIEAIKKIDSYSIYPDGSSLELRKAIANKHNLTPENIIVGNGSDEILMWPSLCLIKDGDNAVTGLNTFSEYTFSTLVTNGEIRKAPLIDGTFNKYESLKLVDDKTKIVYICNPNNPTGTFLPKDEILDFIHSIPSDKLVIVDEAYGEYGDDSFYSCIPEINNYPNLLILKTFSKIYGLASLRLGYAIGNIELISNLWRTKQPFNVNQAAQVAGLAALSDTEFVERSLKMNQEGKLYLYKELDRLGLDYYKTQANFICINVNRDSKEVYNSILEQGMTIRPCGSFGLPNFIRITIGTKKQMENFIKYLEHGIR